In a single window of the Nodularia spumigena CCY9414 genome:
- the hisIE gene encoding bifunctional phosphoribosyl-AMP cyclohydrolase/phosphoribosyl-ATP diphosphatase HisIE: MFSTDSHSLPHSIPVDQIRYDERGLVPTIIQDYLDGTVLMMAWMSQESLQKTLETGETWFWSRSRQELWHKGATSGHIQKVQSVRYDCDSDALLIGVEQLGDIACHTGERSCFHQVEGTVVAPPGDTLSQVFQVICDRRDNPVDTSYTCKLLAGGDNKILKKIGEESAEVVMAFKDDEEDAIAGEVADLLYHTLVALAHHQVDLKSVYRKLQERRR; encoded by the coding sequence ATGTTTTCTACTGATTCCCATTCACTACCACACTCTATTCCTGTTGATCAGATTCGCTACGATGAACGGGGTTTAGTGCCGACAATTATCCAAGATTATTTGGATGGCACTGTCTTAATGATGGCGTGGATGAGTCAGGAGTCATTACAAAAGACTTTAGAAACTGGGGAAACTTGGTTTTGGAGTCGCTCTCGCCAGGAATTATGGCATAAGGGAGCAACTTCTGGACATATTCAAAAAGTGCAAAGTGTCCGTTATGACTGTGATAGTGATGCACTGCTCATTGGTGTGGAGCAGCTAGGGGATATTGCCTGTCACACTGGGGAACGCAGTTGTTTTCATCAAGTAGAAGGGACAGTTGTTGCACCACCAGGGGATACATTATCTCAAGTATTTCAGGTGATATGCGATCGCCGTGACAATCCCGTAGATACTTCTTATACCTGTAAGTTATTGGCAGGTGGCGATAACAAAATTTTAAAAAAGATCGGCGAGGAAAGCGCTGAGGTCGTAATGGCGTTTAAGGATGATGAGGAGGATGCGATCGCCGGCGAAGTGGCAGATTTACTTTACCATACCCTGGTTGCCTTAGCTCATCATCAAGTGGATTTGAAGTCAGTGTATCGCAAATTACAAGAACGTCGGAGATAG
- the hemL gene encoding glutamate-1-semialdehyde 2,1-aminomutase, giving the protein MVNTTIKTTKSQEIFAAAQNLMPGGVSSPVRAFKSVGGQPIVFDRVKDAYIWDVDGNQYIDYVGTWGPAICGHAHPEVIAALHEALEKGTSFGAPSLLENVLAEMVIDAVPSIEMVRFVNSGTEACMAVLRLMRAFTNREKIIKFEGCYHGHADMFLVKAGSGVATLGLPDSPGVPKAATQSTLTAPYNDLEAVKALFEENRDEIAGVILEPVVGNAGFITPDAGFLEGLREITHEHGALLVFDEVMTGFRIAYGGAQEKFGVTPDLTTLGKVIGGGLPVGAYGGRRDIMSMIAPAGPVYQAGTLSGNPLAMTAGIKTLELLQRPGSYEYLDQITQKLADGLLQIATETGHPACGGQISAMFGLFFTSGPVHNYEDAKKSDMAKFGRFHRGMLERSVYLAPSQFEAGFTSLAHTEADIEQTLAVAREVLSSL; this is encoded by the coding sequence TTGGTAAATACCACGATTAAAACCACAAAATCACAAGAAATCTTTGCCGCCGCCCAAAACCTGATGCCAGGAGGAGTTAGTTCTCCAGTTCGTGCCTTCAAATCAGTGGGCGGACAACCCATAGTTTTTGATCGCGTCAAAGACGCATACATTTGGGATGTAGATGGCAACCAATATATTGATTATGTCGGCACTTGGGGGCCAGCTATTTGTGGTCATGCCCATCCCGAAGTAATTGCAGCGCTCCATGAAGCCTTGGAAAAAGGTACTAGCTTCGGCGCTCCTTCATTACTGGAAAATGTTCTGGCAGAAATGGTCATTGATGCTGTTCCTAGCATCGAAATGGTGAGATTTGTGAATTCAGGCACAGAAGCTTGTATGGCCGTACTGCGGTTAATGCGGGCTTTCACCAACCGAGAGAAAATCATCAAGTTTGAAGGCTGCTACCACGGTCACGCCGATATGTTCTTGGTGAAGGCTGGTTCTGGTGTGGCTACCCTTGGTTTACCCGATTCGCCAGGAGTACCTAAAGCCGCAACTCAAAGCACTCTGACGGCTCCTTACAATGACTTGGAAGCTGTCAAAGCCTTATTTGAAGAAAACCGTGACGAAATTGCTGGTGTGATTCTGGAGCCAGTAGTGGGCAATGCTGGGTTTATTACTCCTGATGCTGGGTTTCTCGAAGGTTTAAGAGAAATTACCCATGAACATGGAGCTTTGCTAGTCTTTGACGAAGTGATGACCGGTTTTCGTATTGCTTACGGTGGCGCTCAGGAAAAATTTGGTGTAACACCAGACCTAACAACCTTGGGTAAGGTTATTGGTGGAGGCTTACCAGTAGGAGCCTACGGTGGTCGTCGTGATATTATGTCAATGATTGCTCCCGCAGGCCCTGTGTATCAAGCGGGAACTCTTTCAGGTAATCCCTTAGCAATGACTGCTGGGATTAAAACCTTGGAATTGTTGCAAAGACCTGGTAGTTATGAGTATCTTGACCAAATTACTCAGAAGTTAGCAGATGGCTTACTGCAAATTGCCACAGAAACTGGTCATCCTGCTTGTGGTGGTCAGATTAGCGCGATGTTTGGCTTATTCTTCACCTCTGGGCCAGTACATAACTACGAAGATGCCAAAAAGTCAGATATGGCTAAATTTGGTCGCTTCCATCGCGGTATGTTAGAGCGGAGTGTTTATTTAGCACCTTCTCAGTTTGAGGCAGGTTTTACCTCTTTAGCTCACACAGAAGCCGATATTGAGCAAACTTTAGCCGTTGCGCGAGAAGTGTTATCTAGTCTATAG
- a CDS encoding metallothionein, which translates to MNTVTQMKCACPTCLCIVSLEDAINKEGKYYCSEGCAEGHKTIKGCGHNGCGC; encoded by the coding sequence ATGAATACCGTAACCCAAATGAAATGCGCTTGTCCCACTTGCCTATGTATTGTTTCACTTGAGGATGCCATCAACAAAGAGGGTAAATACTATTGTTCTGAAGGCTGTGCTGAAGGTCATAAAACAATCAAAGGCTGTGGTCATAATGGCTGCGGTTGTTAA